In Ferribacterium limneticum, a genomic segment contains:
- a CDS encoding helix-turn-helix transcriptional regulator, whose product MQPTIVQRAGIAVSGSIVQRQPLQFRRLWIDLPTLVLVESGYKILHGEAGTFRVEAGQAVALAGGQSFDITNYLGEAPSYRARWLAWERGLLERWRAPTAGERPQSVVTLGKVAPAFADAFTALTQSFDDAALPDAVVAHRALEMLVWLEGAGRLLLDDASLAPRVRRLLAGDPAHDWRSPEVAGHFAMSEASLRRHLAAEDSSLSEILLDVRMSTALTLLQSTAQPVTRIAGEVGYQSPSQFAVRFRRRFGCSPSDIRRDSPRGRVALA is encoded by the coding sequence ATGCAGCCAACCATAGTCCAGCGCGCCGGTATTGCCGTCTCGGGCAGCATCGTCCAGCGCCAGCCTTTGCAGTTCCGGCGGCTGTGGATCGACCTGCCGACGCTGGTCCTGGTCGAATCCGGCTACAAGATTCTGCACGGCGAGGCCGGCACCTTCCGCGTCGAGGCCGGTCAGGCGGTGGCGTTGGCCGGTGGCCAGTCGTTTGACATCACCAATTATCTCGGCGAGGCGCCGAGCTATCGCGCCCGCTGGCTGGCCTGGGAGCGCGGCCTGCTCGAACGGTGGCGGGCGCCGACGGCCGGCGAACGGCCGCAGTCGGTGGTGACGCTGGGCAAGGTGGCGCCGGCCTTTGCCGATGCTTTCACGGCATTGACGCAATCATTCGACGATGCGGCGCTGCCGGATGCGGTGGTCGCTCATCGGGCGCTGGAAATGCTGGTCTGGCTGGAGGGTGCTGGTCGCCTGTTGCTCGACGACGCGAGCCTGGCGCCGCGCGTGCGTCGTCTGCTCGCTGGTGATCCGGCGCATGACTGGCGTTCGCCCGAAGTGGCTGGCCATTTCGCCATGAGCGAGGCCAGCCTGCGCCGCCATCTGGCTGCCGAGGACAGTTCGTTGTCCGAAATCCTGCTCGACGTGCGCATGTCGACGGCGCTCACTCTGCTGCAGTCGACCGCGCAGCCGGTGACGCGCATCGCCGGCGAGGTCGGCTACCAGTCGCCGTCGCAGTTCGCCGTACGCTTTCGCCGCCGTTTCGGCTGTTCGCCCAGCGACATCCGCCGCGACAGTCCGCGTGGCCGGGTCGCCCTCGCGTAA
- a CDS encoding YbhB/YbcL family Raf kinase inhibitor-like protein: MKTLFRVTLVTALLACGLARADDFRLVVEAGPDGRLAPAHYANVFGCNGGNVSPALNWSGAPAGTRSFVVTMYDPDAPTGSGWWHWVVANLPAAADHLDPAAGNPGGALPAGARAIAGDNGESAYLGSCPPVGQTHRYVFTVHALKVDKLDLPANATPALVGFMAWANGLGKASVTLLGSR, encoded by the coding sequence ATGAAAACCTTATTTCGCGTCACGCTGGTTACCGCCCTGTTGGCCTGCGGCCTGGCCCGTGCCGATGATTTTCGCCTGGTCGTCGAGGCCGGACCGGATGGTCGGCTGGCGCCGGCGCATTACGCCAATGTCTTCGGCTGCAACGGCGGCAACGTCTCGCCGGCCTTGAATTGGTCGGGTGCGCCGGCCGGGACGCGCAGTTTTGTCGTGACCATGTACGACCCGGATGCACCGACCGGGTCTGGCTGGTGGCATTGGGTGGTCGCCAACCTGCCGGCCGCTGCCGATCATCTGGATCCGGCGGCCGGCAATCCCGGCGGCGCACTGCCGGCCGGCGCCCGCGCCATCGCCGGCGACAACGGGGAGTCTGCTTATCTCGGCAGTTGCCCGCCGGTCGGCCAGACGCACCGCTACGTCTTCACCGTGCATGCGCTCAAGGTCGACAAGCTTGATCTGCCGGCCAATGCGACGCCGGCACTGGTTGGCTTCATGGCCTGGGCCAACGGCCTCGGCAAGGCAAGCGTGACCCTGCTCGGTTCGCGTTAA